A window of Anomalospiza imberbis isolate Cuckoo-Finch-1a 21T00152 chromosome 4, ASM3175350v1, whole genome shotgun sequence contains these coding sequences:
- the LOC137472716 gene encoding uncharacterized protein isoform X2, with the protein MDRYRYFIFNQRNMVVLGMFQIAFSTVCVTSGFIDGIFRTESQLGKTRAPIWAGMVMGVPGVLALFSSRRKNPVLVNVLIVASIISCVAIFIVIVYSSFTLNYGEEEELSSAPVHVIHTRFILSKVVKGANIAMLAVSICSACSVLAMAYLGCRSLPCCSCYDSVTGMEWLQPSEDQNQAVEMICAVQSPGGRIFNFTDRFPAQDVEEDTSKPPPYIRMT; encoded by the exons ATGGATCGGTATCGATATTTCATCTTTAACCAGAGGAACATGGTCGTGCTGGGGATGTTCCAGATTGCCTTCAGCACCGTCTGTGTCACCAGTGGGTTCATAGATGGCATTTTCAGAACAGAGTCTCAGCTGGGCAAAACCAGAGCTCCAATTTGGGCTGGCATG GTGATGGGAGTCCCAGGAGTCCTGGCTTTGTTCTCCTCTCGGAGGAAGAATCCAGTTCTT GTGAATGTACTGATAGTTGCTTCCATAATCTCTTGTGTTGCCATCTTCATTGTAATAGTTTATAGCTCCTTCACACTGAACTATGGTGAAGAGGAGGAGCTGAGTTCTGCCCCAGTCCATGTTATCCATACT AGGTTCATACTCAGTAAAGTTGTCAAGGGTGCTAACATAGCCATGCTGGCTGTGTCCATCTGCAGTGCCTGTTCTGTGCTGGCCATGGCTTACTTGGGATGCCGGagccttccctgctgctcctgctatGACAGTGTAACTGGGATG GAATGGTTGCAGCCTAGTGAGGACCAAAATCAGGCTGTGGAAATGATTTGTGCTGTACAAA GCCCTGGGGGgagaatttttaatttcactgaTCGGTTTCCAGCCCAGGATGTAGAAGAAGACACATCCAAACCTCCACCATATATCAGAATGACTTGA
- the LOC137472716 gene encoding uncharacterized protein isoform X1, producing MSAMFCIQEMLQRKTEEMSNSLPISDAAVTLIQALKTLFITFHYSVAVYLLNLILVSQATISFYALQVMGVPGVLALFSSRRKNPVLVNVLIVASIISCVAIFIVIVYSSFTLNYGEEEELSSAPVHVIHTRFILSKVVKGANIAMLAVSICSACSVLAMAYLGCRSLPCCSCYDSVTGMEWLQPSEDQNQAVEMICAVQSPGGRIFNFTDRFPAQDVEEDTSKPPPYIRMT from the exons ATGTCAGCCATGTTCTGCATCCAGGAGATGCTacagaggaaaacagaagaaatgagCAATTCTCTTCCCATTTCTGATGCAGCAGTTACTCTGATCCAAGCCTTGAAAACGCTTTTCATTACTTTTCATTACTCTGTAGCAGTTTATCTTCTGAATCTGATACTAGTCTCCCAAGCAACCATCTCCTTTTATGCTCTGCAGGTGATGGGAGTCCCAGGAGTCCTGGCTTTGTTCTCCTCTCGGAGGAAGAATCCAGTTCTT GTGAATGTACTGATAGTTGCTTCCATAATCTCTTGTGTTGCCATCTTCATTGTAATAGTTTATAGCTCCTTCACACTGAACTATGGTGAAGAGGAGGAGCTGAGTTCTGCCCCAGTCCATGTTATCCATACT AGGTTCATACTCAGTAAAGTTGTCAAGGGTGCTAACATAGCCATGCTGGCTGTGTCCATCTGCAGTGCCTGTTCTGTGCTGGCCATGGCTTACTTGGGATGCCGGagccttccctgctgctcctgctatGACAGTGTAACTGGGATG GAATGGTTGCAGCCTAGTGAGGACCAAAATCAGGCTGTGGAAATGATTTGTGCTGTACAAA GCCCTGGGGGgagaatttttaatttcactgaTCGGTTTCCAGCCCAGGATGTAGAAGAAGACACATCCAAACCTCCACCATATATCAGAATGACTTGA
- the LOC137472716 gene encoding uncharacterized protein isoform X4, translating to MDRYRYFIFNQRNMVVLGMFQIAFSTVCVTSGFIDGIFRTESQLGKTRAPIWAGMVMGVPGVLALFSSRRKNPVLRFILSKVVKGANIAMLAVSICSACSVLAMAYLGCRSLPCCSCYDSVTGMEWLQPSEDQNQAVEMICAVQSPGGRIFNFTDRFPAQDVEEDTSKPPPYIRMT from the exons ATGGATCGGTATCGATATTTCATCTTTAACCAGAGGAACATGGTCGTGCTGGGGATGTTCCAGATTGCCTTCAGCACCGTCTGTGTCACCAGTGGGTTCATAGATGGCATTTTCAGAACAGAGTCTCAGCTGGGCAAAACCAGAGCTCCAATTTGGGCTGGCATG GTGATGGGAGTCCCAGGAGTCCTGGCTTTGTTCTCCTCTCGGAGGAAGAATCCAGTTCTT AGGTTCATACTCAGTAAAGTTGTCAAGGGTGCTAACATAGCCATGCTGGCTGTGTCCATCTGCAGTGCCTGTTCTGTGCTGGCCATGGCTTACTTGGGATGCCGGagccttccctgctgctcctgctatGACAGTGTAACTGGGATG GAATGGTTGCAGCCTAGTGAGGACCAAAATCAGGCTGTGGAAATGATTTGTGCTGTACAAA GCCCTGGGGGgagaatttttaatttcactgaTCGGTTTCCAGCCCAGGATGTAGAAGAAGACACATCCAAACCTCCACCATATATCAGAATGACTTGA
- the SETD7 gene encoding histone-lysine N-methyltransferase SETD7: MDSDEETLEEIVEGHLDDDGLPHGFCTVTYSSTDRFEGNFVHGEKNGRGKFFFFDGSTLEGYYVDDALQGQGIYTYEDGVVLHGTYLDGELNGPAQEYDSDGRLIFKGQYKDNIRHGICWIYYPDGGSLVGEVNEDGEMTGEKIAYVYPDGKTAYSGRFIDGEMIEAKLATLTAVEDGKPQFEVVPGSPVYSFDKSTSSCISTNALLPDPYESERVYVDVSLISSAGEGLFSKIAAEASTVMSFYNGVRITHQEVDSRDWALNGNTISLDDETVIDVPEPYNHAAKYCASLGHKANHSFTPNCTYEPFVHPRFGPIKCIRTIRAVEKDEELTVAYGYDHNPVGQNGPEAPEWYQLELKAFQAAQQK, from the exons GGCATCTAGATGATGATGGGCTGCCACATGGATTCTGTACAGTAACCTATTCATCGACAGACAGATTTGAAGGAAATTTTGTGCATGGAGAAAAGAATGGCCGTGGCAAATTCTTCTTTTTTGATGGAAG CACCCTGGAGGGCTACTACGTTGATGATGCCCTGCAAGGCCAGGGAATCTACACCTATGAGGATGGAGTGGTCCTTCATGGCACCTACTTGGATGGAGAGCTGAACGGCCCAGCCCAGGAGTACGACAGTGACGGGCGGTTGATATTCAAAGGGCAGTATAAAGACAACATCCGACATGGAATCTGTTGGATTTATTACCCG GATGGAGGCAGCCTTGTGGGAGAAGTGAATGAAGACGGGGAGATGACTGGAGAGAAAATAGCCTATGTGTATCCTGATGGAAAGACTGCATATTCTGGAAGGTTCATAGATGGAGAAATGATAGAAGCAAAATTGGCAACTCTGACAGCTGTTGAGGATGGGAAACCTCAATTTGAAGTAGTTCCAGGCA GCCCAGTATACAGTTTTGACAAATCTACTTCATCCTGCATTTCTACAAATGCCCTTCTTCCTGATCCTTATGAATCAGagag GGTGTATGTGGATGTCTCTCTCATTTCCAGTGCTGGAGAAGGATTGTTTTCAAAAATAGCAGCAGAAGCCAGTACAGTGATGTCCTTCTATAACGGAGTGCGAATTACACACCAGGag GTAGACAGCAGAGACTGGGCCCTCAATGGAAATACAATATCCTTGGATGATGAAACGGTCATAGACGTGCCAGAGCCCTACAACCACGCTGCCAAGTACTGTGCCTCACTGGGGCATAAGGCCAACCATTCCTTCACTCCTAACTGCACCTATGAGCC gtTTGTTCATCCTCGTTTTGGGCCCATCAAGTGTATCCGTACCATCAGGGCTGTAGAGAAGGATGAGGAATTGACAGTGGCTTATGGGTATGATCACAACCCTGTGGGGCAGAATGGGCCTGAAGCACCAGAGTGGTACCAGCTGGAACTGAAAGCTTTCCAGGCTGCCCAGCAAAAGTGA
- the LOC137472716 gene encoding uncharacterized protein isoform X3: MSAMFCIQEMLQRKTEEMSNSLPISDAAVTLIQALKTLFITFHYSVAVYLLNLILVSQATISFYALQVMGVPGVLALFSSRRKNPVLRFILSKVVKGANIAMLAVSICSACSVLAMAYLGCRSLPCCSCYDSVTGMEWLQPSEDQNQAVEMICAVQSPGGRIFNFTDRFPAQDVEEDTSKPPPYIRMT; this comes from the exons ATGTCAGCCATGTTCTGCATCCAGGAGATGCTacagaggaaaacagaagaaatgagCAATTCTCTTCCCATTTCTGATGCAGCAGTTACTCTGATCCAAGCCTTGAAAACGCTTTTCATTACTTTTCATTACTCTGTAGCAGTTTATCTTCTGAATCTGATACTAGTCTCCCAAGCAACCATCTCCTTTTATGCTCTGCAGGTGATGGGAGTCCCAGGAGTCCTGGCTTTGTTCTCCTCTCGGAGGAAGAATCCAGTTCTT AGGTTCATACTCAGTAAAGTTGTCAAGGGTGCTAACATAGCCATGCTGGCTGTGTCCATCTGCAGTGCCTGTTCTGTGCTGGCCATGGCTTACTTGGGATGCCGGagccttccctgctgctcctgctatGACAGTGTAACTGGGATG GAATGGTTGCAGCCTAGTGAGGACCAAAATCAGGCTGTGGAAATGATTTGTGCTGTACAAA GCCCTGGGGGgagaatttttaatttcactgaTCGGTTTCCAGCCCAGGATGTAGAAGAAGACACATCCAAACCTCCACCATATATCAGAATGACTTGA